One genomic window of [Clostridium] scindens ATCC 35704 includes the following:
- a CDS encoding peptidoglycan recognition protein family protein, with product MRKKRNYHRKLTDAQRKRKIRRNIRLGLLILLVLAVLFEILRIVKPAWFTDEYVELKGKDIDAARPDIDVELLTVNPYSRPGTEAKKITGVVVHYTANPGASAMDNRNYFENLKDSHETKVSSNFVVGLEGEIVQCVPTWEEAYASNSRNLDTVSIECCHPDETGKFNDKTYQSMVELCAWLCLKFDLDGNDVIRHYDVTGKDCPKYFVENEKAWEQFRKDVGKQLDRLK from the coding sequence ATGAGGAAGAAGAGGAATTACCATAGAAAATTAACGGACGCGCAGCGAAAGAGAAAGATCCGGCGTAATATCCGCCTGGGACTTCTTATATTATTAGTCCTGGCAGTCTTATTTGAAATACTGAGGATTGTCAAGCCTGCCTGGTTTACGGACGAATATGTGGAACTGAAAGGGAAGGATATCGATGCGGCAAGGCCGGACATCGACGTGGAACTTCTGACGGTGAACCCGTATTCCAGGCCGGGAACGGAGGCGAAGAAGATTACAGGCGTTGTCGTGCACTATACCGCCAATCCCGGAGCGTCAGCCATGGACAACCGGAATTATTTTGAAAACCTCAAAGACAGCCACGAGACCAAGGTGAGCAGCAACTTTGTGGTAGGCCTGGAAGGAGAGATCGTCCAGTGCGTTCCCACCTGGGAGGAGGCCTATGCGTCCAACAGTCGGAACCTTGACACGGTATCCATCGAGTGCTGCCATCCGGATGAGACTGGGAAATTTAACGATAAGACCTATCAATCTATGGTGGAATTATGTGCTTGGCTGTGCCTGAAGTTCGATTTAGATGGGAATGACGTGATACGTCACTATGATGTGACTGGCAAGGATTGTCCAAAGTATTTCGTGGAAAATGAGAAGGCATGGGAGCAATTCAGGAAGGATGTAGGAAAGCAGCTGGATAGACTTAAATAA
- a CDS encoding aldose epimerase family protein → MTHSFGMTSKGEEARLFTIQNDKGMEIKVSDYGATLVQVRVPDKEGRLLDVVLGYDDVQGYEAGNAFFGATIGRVANRIGNGEFRLGGRTYELTRNDGQNTLHGGRDFYNKRIWKTGETQEDHVEFLMDSPSGDQGFPGNVKISVTYTLTKDNEVKIHYRAVPDADTLMNLTNHSYFNLSGHASGTVLDQEVMLYADAYARADSQSIPTGEIVPVSGTPMDFRQLKPVGAEIEEAYEALEFGKGYDHNWVLNGNGYRKAAFMRSKESGIAMEVYTDLPGMQFYTANFVDHEKGKAGAVYNMRQAACFETQYFPDAVHKDHFEGPEVKAGEVYETTTAYRFVKG, encoded by the coding sequence ATGACACATAGTTTTGGAATGACATCTAAGGGAGAAGAGGCAAGACTTTTTACCATTCAGAATGATAAGGGCATGGAGATAAAAGTGTCCGATTATGGAGCCACACTGGTACAGGTAAGGGTTCCTGACAAGGAAGGAAGACTTCTGGATGTGGTGCTGGGATATGATGATGTACAAGGATATGAGGCGGGGAATGCATTTTTCGGCGCTACGATAGGAAGGGTCGCAAACCGTATTGGAAACGGAGAATTCCGGCTGGGTGGAAGAACCTATGAACTGACGCGTAACGATGGACAGAACACCCTCCACGGCGGCAGGGATTTTTACAATAAAAGAATTTGGAAGACCGGGGAGACGCAGGAGGACCATGTGGAATTTCTGATGGACAGCCCTTCCGGAGACCAGGGGTTCCCGGGGAATGTAAAGATTAGTGTGACATATACATTGACAAAGGACAATGAGGTAAAGATTCATTACCGGGCAGTTCCGGATGCGGATACCCTGATGAATCTGACCAACCATAGTTATTTTAATTTGTCCGGCCATGCATCCGGCACCGTGCTTGATCAGGAAGTGATGCTGTATGCGGATGCATATGCCAGAGCGGACAGCCAGTCCATTCCTACAGGAGAGATCGTGCCGGTTAGCGGAACGCCGATGGACTTCAGGCAGTTAAAGCCTGTAGGGGCAGAGATAGAAGAAGCCTATGAGGCGCTGGAATTCGGCAAGGGCTATGATCATAACTGGGTGCTGAACGGAAATGGGTATCGCAAGGCGGCATTTATGCGATCGAAGGAGTCAGGGATTGCTATGGAGGTATACACGGATCTTCCGGGCATGCAATTCTACACGGCCAACTTTGTGGATCATGAAAAGGGCAAGGCAGGAGCAGTCTATAACATGCGCCAGGCAGCCTGCTTTGAGACCCAGTATTTTCCGGACGCAGTGCACAAGGATCACTTTGAGGGTCCGGAAGTGAAGGCAGGGGAGGTATATGAGACTACAACGGCGTACCGGTTTGTCAAAGGATAA
- a CDS encoding shikimate kinase, which translates to MNDLEMYREQLGLCDDKIIDALVERNAIIEKIMAYKETYGMPILQPQQEAKQKTRLEEKLADNKYKEEIYDVFRCILRNSKRIQARKLFDYNIVLIGFMGAGKTTISDYLSTMFAMEIIEMDQVIAEREEMSIPDIFATYGEEYFRDLETNLLIEMQSHKNTVISCGGGAALRERNVAEMKKNGRVVLLTASPETIYERVKDSDDRPVLKGRKNVKGISELMEQRREKYEAAADIVINTDDKTVLQICEELIQRLSEMEER; encoded by the coding sequence ATGAATGATTTAGAGATGTACAGAGAGCAGTTGGGGCTGTGCGATGACAAGATTATTGACGCGTTGGTAGAGCGTAATGCGATCATTGAGAAGATCATGGCATATAAGGAAACGTATGGAATGCCGATCCTGCAGCCGCAGCAGGAGGCGAAACAGAAGACGAGGCTGGAAGAGAAACTTGCCGATAACAAGTACAAAGAGGAAATCTATGATGTTTTCCGTTGCATTCTGCGTAACAGCAAGAGAATCCAGGCCAGAAAATTATTTGATTACAATATTGTGCTGATTGGATTTATGGGAGCAGGAAAGACCACCATATCCGATTACCTGAGTACCATGTTTGCCATGGAAATCATCGAGATGGATCAAGTGATCGCAGAACGGGAAGAGATGAGTATTCCTGATATCTTTGCTACATACGGGGAAGAATACTTCCGTGACCTGGAGACAAATCTGCTGATCGAAATGCAGTCTCATAAGAATACGGTGATCTCCTGCGGCGGCGGCGCTGCCTTAAGAGAGAGAAACGTAGCGGAGATGAAGAAGAACGGCAGGGTGGTGCTTCTGACTGCAAGCCCGGAGACCATCTATGAAAGGGTGAAGGACAGCGATGACAGGCCTGTGCTCAAAGGAAGGAAGAATGTAAAGGGCATCTCTGAACTTATGGAGCAGCGTCGTGAAAAATACGAAGCGGCAGCAGACATCGTAATTAATACGGATGACAAGACAGTCCTGCAGATCTGCGAGGAACTAATCCAGCGACTGTCGGAAATGGAAGAACGCTAA
- a CDS encoding oxidoreductase: MKNNYPHVFSTLSLRGMTMRNRVAMMPMGSDFAGHDGQLSDEHIKYYELRARGGAGLIIVENICVKYPEGSNGTTQLRIDKDCYIPRLFALTEACHRHGACMGIQINHAGASAMASRIGMQPVSASTLPSKSGGDIPRPLSKEELKSIAKDYGAAARRAVNAGFDLIEVHAGHSYLISQFLSPTMNDRTDEFGGCAKNRARFCRMVIDEVRKAIGPRVPISLRLSVDELVEGGNSVDDCLEYLEYLNDEVDLFDTSSGLNPSIQYQIDANYLEDGWRSYMAKAVRDKFGKPTIAIGNIRNPQVAEDILARGDADLIGMGRGLIADPDWCNKARYGDVRDIRKCISCNVGCVGNRIGGNKPLRCTINPDLINGESYKKTAVKKPCHVVVVGAGTAGLEAACTAAEVGCNVTLLEKKDSIGGLSVEISKIPAKKRLADFPAYLKRRASKLKNLKILTGVDATLDVIKEQNPHLVVNATGSVPLLPPIEGLHENLKNEEACVYSILDMIDQIDSYPEDMTGKKVVVIGGGAVGLDVVEFFAPRGADTAIVEMLPMIGNGLDASSTASMKECMEKHQVRQMTNTALMKVNPHSFLVKYDGKEEELHFDYGFVCLGMKANAPIWDAIAEGFEGTDTEIINIGDSVRARRIIDGTDAGRHLVLNTLERLGYLD; encoded by the coding sequence ATGAAGAATAACTATCCACACGTCTTTTCCACACTTTCCTTAAGGGGAATGACCATGCGAAACCGAGTTGCAATGATGCCCATGGGGAGCGATTTTGCAGGGCATGACGGCCAGTTAAGCGACGAGCATATCAAATACTATGAGTTAAGAGCCCGGGGCGGCGCAGGCCTGATCATCGTAGAGAACATCTGCGTCAAATATCCGGAGGGCTCCAATGGGACCACCCAGCTGCGGATCGACAAAGACTGCTATATTCCCCGCCTGTTTGCGCTCACGGAAGCCTGTCACCGCCATGGCGCGTGCATGGGCATCCAGATCAACCACGCCGGCGCGTCCGCCATGGCGTCCCGCATTGGCATGCAGCCGGTCTCCGCATCCACCCTTCCTTCCAAGTCTGGCGGGGACATTCCTCGTCCTCTTTCCAAGGAAGAATTAAAGAGCATTGCCAAAGACTACGGCGCCGCCGCAAGACGCGCCGTCAACGCGGGGTTTGACCTGATTGAGGTTCACGCCGGCCACTCCTACCTGATCAGCCAGTTCTTGTCGCCGACCATGAATGACCGTACCGATGAATTTGGCGGCTGTGCCAAGAACCGCGCAAGATTCTGCCGCATGGTCATTGACGAAGTAAGGAAAGCCATCGGGCCAAGAGTTCCCATCTCCCTTCGTCTCAGCGTTGATGAATTGGTAGAAGGAGGCAATTCTGTGGATGACTGCCTGGAATACCTGGAATATCTCAACGATGAAGTAGATCTTTTTGATACCTCTTCCGGGCTGAATCCTTCAATCCAATACCAGATTGATGCCAACTATCTGGAAGACGGCTGGCGCTCTTATATGGCCAAGGCTGTCCGGGACAAGTTCGGCAAGCCCACGATTGCTATCGGCAATATCCGCAATCCTCAGGTTGCGGAGGATATCCTGGCTAGAGGCGATGCGGACTTGATCGGCATGGGCCGCGGACTGATCGCCGATCCTGACTGGTGCAACAAGGCCAGATATGGGGATGTAAGAGACATCCGCAAATGCATCTCCTGTAATGTCGGATGCGTAGGGAACCGTATCGGAGGCAACAAGCCCCTTAGATGCACCATCAATCCGGATCTCATCAATGGAGAATCCTATAAAAAGACAGCCGTCAAAAAGCCATGCCACGTAGTCGTAGTAGGCGCAGGAACCGCCGGACTGGAAGCCGCCTGCACCGCGGCGGAGGTCGGATGCAATGTTACGCTGCTGGAAAAAAAGGATTCCATAGGAGGCCTTTCTGTAGAAATATCCAAGATTCCTGCCAAGAAAAGACTTGCGGACTTCCCTGCATACTTGAAGCGCCGCGCCTCCAAGCTTAAAAACCTTAAAATCCTCACCGGCGTGGATGCTACCTTGGACGTGATCAAGGAACAAAACCCCCATCTTGTTGTCAATGCGACAGGCTCTGTCCCCCTCCTTCCTCCGATTGAAGGGCTGCATGAAAACCTTAAGAATGAGGAGGCTTGCGTATACTCTATTCTGGACATGATTGACCAGATAGACTCCTACCCCGAAGACATGACCGGCAAAAAGGTGGTCGTCATCGGCGGCGGAGCAGTCGGCCTGGATGTGGTGGAATTCTTCGCTCCCCGCGGGGCAGATACTGCCATCGTCGAGATGCTTCCGATGATCGGAAACGGGCTGGACGCCTCGTCTACCGCCAGCATGAAAGAATGTATGGAGAAGCACCAGGTCAGACAGATGACGAACACCGCGCTGATGAAAGTAAATCCTCATTCCTTCCTGGTAAAATACGATGGCAAAGAGGAGGAGCTGCACTTTGATTATGGATTCGTATGCCTGGGAATGAAGGCAAACGCACCAATCTGGGACGCGATTGCAGAAGGGTTTGAGGGTACAGATACGGAAATCATCAATATCGGCGACTCAGTCCGTGCAAGACGCATCATTGATGGAACGGACGCCGGCCGTCACCTGGTATTGAATACGCTGGAAAGGCTTGGATATCTGGACTAG
- a CDS encoding LysR family transcriptional regulator has protein sequence MNLNQLQYFVTLAHMEHYTRAAEKLSITQPSLSHAISSLENELGTYLFEKQGRNVVLTKYGRLFMEYAEEALSILDAGIRKMKAMTSETSGHIDMGYIYTQGGEFIPEVVKGFLNENPHREVEFGFHNGVTEKILKGIREEKYDVGFCSMKEGQKDLEFFPVAQEKLIAAVPLGHPLASRGSVEIAELAVYPQIFFNEESGLRPVIDQIFKEQGEKPDIRYMVDEDSALVGLVAKGFGVGIVPDVPAIRSMRAAFLEIENLNYRRLIYMVTCKNKYLAPIAKDFIDYVKSRHGLKK, from the coding sequence ATGAACTTAAATCAGCTACAATACTTTGTAACACTTGCACATATGGAGCATTACACAAGAGCAGCGGAAAAACTGTCAATCACGCAGCCAAGTTTAAGTCATGCGATTTCCTCGTTAGAAAATGAGCTAGGGACTTATCTGTTTGAAAAGCAGGGACGGAATGTTGTCCTGACCAAGTACGGCAGGCTATTTATGGAATATGCCGAAGAAGCGTTAAGCATTCTGGATGCAGGCATACGCAAGATGAAAGCGATGACGAGCGAAACCAGCGGACACATAGACATGGGATATATCTATACTCAGGGAGGAGAATTCATACCGGAGGTGGTGAAAGGGTTCTTGAATGAGAACCCGCACAGGGAGGTGGAATTCGGCTTTCACAATGGCGTGACAGAGAAAATCTTAAAGGGAATCCGGGAAGAAAAATACGACGTAGGCTTCTGCTCCATGAAAGAGGGGCAGAAAGATCTGGAGTTCTTTCCTGTGGCACAGGAGAAACTGATTGCGGCGGTTCCATTGGGACACCCCCTGGCAAGCCGGGGCAGCGTGGAAATTGCGGAACTGGCAGTCTATCCCCAGATTTTCTTTAATGAAGAGAGCGGCCTGCGGCCCGTGATAGACCAGATATTCAAAGAGCAAGGGGAAAAGCCGGATATCCGGTACATGGTGGATGAAGACAGCGCGCTTGTAGGACTGGTGGCAAAAGGCTTCGGCGTTGGAATCGTGCCGGACGTGCCGGCCATACGCAGTATGCGTGCCGCATTCCTGGAAATAGAGAATCTGAATTATAGGAGGCTGATCTATATGGTTACCTGCAAGAATAAATATCTGGCCCCAATAGCAAAGGATTTTATAGACTATGTCAAGTCGCGGCATGGCTTGAAAAAATAG